The following nucleotide sequence is from Devosia salina.
GGCGAAATCGCGCAGATAATGCAAGCTGGCATGCCCGGCCCCGAAATCGTCGACGGCGACGCGGATGCCCATGGCCCGCAGCGCTGCGAGATTGTCCATCTCCATGCTGCCGGCCGCCAGCGGCGCATTCTCGGTGATCTCGACGATGATGCTGGCGGGCGATGTGCCGGTTTCGAGCAGGATGTCGGAAAAGCTCTCGACAAAGTCGGGCCGCCGCAACTGCACCGGCGAGACGTTGACGGCAACCGGGCCCTTGAGCCGCGGCAGGTCGGCGCAGGCCCGGCGCAGCACCCATTCCCCCAGCCGGTCGATGAGATTGCTCTGTTCGGCCACGCCGATGAACTGGCCCGGCGCGATGGTCCCCCGCACCCGATGACGCCAGCGCACCAGCGCCTCGTGCGAGCGCACCTCCAGCGTCTTGCTGTCAAACACCGGCTGGTAATGCAGCTCCAGCTCGTCCATCAGGATGGCGGCGCGCAGTTCGCGCTCGACGAAGCGCCGATGGCGCTCGTCGCCCAGCATGTCCGGGTCAAACGGCACCACGCAGCCGCGTCCTCCCTGCTTGCCCTTGTAGAGGGCGAGATCGGCAATGGCGATCAGCTCATTGGGATCGTCGCTGTCGAGCGGGGCCAGCGCCACCCCGATCGTGGCCGACAGGCGCGTCATGCGGCCGGCGATATTGTGCGGCTCGCCCAGCTGGCGCAGCAGCCGTTCTCCCAGCCGGCACAGCGCCGGCTTGTTGTCATGCCCGGGAATGAGGACGCCGAATTCGTCGCCACCCAGCCGCCCGATGATGGCGCCGGGCATCAGGGCCCGCATGTCGCGCACCAGGGCCACCAGCGCCGCGTCGCCCGCGCCATGCCCGGCGCTGTCGTTGAGCACCTTGAGATTGTCCATATCGATCTGCAGATAGCCCAGCGCCGACAACGTACCCTGACGGGCGAAGCGATTGAGCTCATCCAGAAAATAGGAGCGCGTGAAGGTGCCGGTCAGCGCGTCGCGATGGGCCGACGCCAGCGCCTCGGTCACGGCCAGCTGCGCCTCGGCCATGCGCTGCCGCATCAGGTTCTGCGCGGCCAGCAGCACGACGGGAAGGGCAATGGCGAGCCCCGCCATGGTCCAGGCGATAGCCCCCTGGCTTCCCAGGCCGAACACCAGGGCAAGGCTCAGGGCGAACAGCAGGGCCGCCAGGATGCCTATGGTCAGACGCAGCCACCCATAGGCCTGGTTGACGAGCGCGAAGATGGGACGGACCTGCATGGGATAGCCTGGATGATCGACGCTTTCGCGCACCATGCCAGAACAAGTCTGAATCAATGCTAAACGACTGAAATTCTAGGAGAAATTAGCCATGGCCCCGGCGGAGGGGCGCCACGCTATGCATTGCATGCGACAATGCGATGACAGCGCGGGCGCCCCTTGCCTTCACGGTTGACGAAGCGTTTCCGCCTCAGCCCTCGCCGACCCCCGGCGTGTAGCGGGCCAGGGCCGTGATGATGCGCTTGGCCGTCACCCGGCCGATCTGCTTGCCCGCATCATTGGTGACACCCACCCATTGATGCTCGGCGAAATAGGGCAGCACGTCCTCGCAGCGGGCATCGGCCGGCACCTTGTATTCGCAGTCCTCGAAGTCGCCCCGCTCCATGATGGTGCGCACATGAATGGCGCGGGCCTTGTTCACCTCGCGCACGAATTCCTCGATATGCTCATTGGCGGGCTTGAGCACGATATCCTCGGGCTTGCCCTCCTGCTGCACGGCCCCGTCCTTGAGCACGGCAATGCGATCGGCGATCTTGAGCGCCTCGTCGAAATCGTGGGTGATGAACAGGATGGTCTTGCCCAGGCTTTTCTGCAGCTCGATCAACTGGTCCTGCATGCCCGAGCGGATCAGCGGATCGAGCGCAGAAAACGCCTCGTCCATTAGGATGATGTCAGTGTCCAGCGCCAGCGCGCG
It contains:
- a CDS encoding putative bifunctional diguanylate cyclase/phosphodiesterase translates to MVRESVDHPGYPMQVRPIFALVNQAYGWLRLTIGILAALLFALSLALVFGLGSQGAIAWTMAGLAIALPVVLLAAQNLMRQRMAEAQLAVTEALASAHRDALTGTFTRSYFLDELNRFARQGTLSALGYLQIDMDNLKVLNDSAGHGAGDAALVALVRDMRALMPGAIIGRLGGDEFGVLIPGHDNKPALCRLGERLLRQLGEPHNIAGRMTRLSATIGVALAPLDSDDPNELIAIADLALYKGKQGGRGCVVPFDPDMLGDERHRRFVERELRAAILMDELELHYQPVFDSKTLEVRSHEALVRWRHRVRGTIAPGQFIGVAEQSNLIDRLGEWVLRRACADLPRLKGPVAVNVSPVQLRRPDFVESFSDILLETGTSPASIIVEITENAPLAAGSMEMDNLAALRAMGIRVAVDDFGAGHASLHYLRDFAFDIIKIDRTYVADFSANPVNAMIVSAVCDIARSLSLEVVAEGIETEEQMQMLIAAGCTALQGYHLGRPGPLAVHKVTCAA